The Pectobacterium carotovorum genomic sequence TTTGCTAAAAGAGTGGCTCGATAGGGTGCTATCCCGCGGCTTTGCCAACGGGATTGGTGGTAATGCGCTGGCGGGAAAATACTGGCGCTCGGTGATTACGACCGGTGAACCGGAAGATGCCTATCATCCTGACGGGAGTAATCGTTACCCGATGGAAGATTTGCTCCGTCCGTTTGAGCTGACGGCGTCAATGTGCCGTATGCATTGGATGCACCCCATGATTATCTACTGGGCGCGCCGTTTACAGCCCGATGTGTTATCGAGCCAAGCCAGAGCTTACGGTGAATGGCTATCCTCCCCTTTACCTGAAGAGGAACGCTAATATGGAGAGTTCCGCGCTACTGACCGCCGGAGTCTTGTTTTTGTTTGTGGCGGTCGTAGCCGTACCGATTGCTGCCCGATTAGGAATTGGTGCCGTACTGGGCTATTTGATCGCCGGAATCGCCATTGGACCCTGGGGGCTCGGCTTCATCCGTGATGTGGAAGCGATTCTGCATTTCTCGGAGCTGGGCGTCGTTTTCCTGATGTTCATCATCGGCCTGGAATTGAATCCCTCCAAGCTCTGGACGCTGCGCCGCTCGATCTTTGGCGTTGGCGCGGCTCAGGTTGGCCTGAGTACGCTGCTTTTAGGCGGCGCCTTGTATCTGACTGACTTTTCGTGGCAGTCCGCGCTGATTGGCGGCGTCGGGCTGGCGATGTCATCGACGGCCATGGCGCTACAGCTGATGCGTGAAAAGGGCATGAACCGTAGCGAGTCCGGGCAGCTTGGCTTCTCTGTCCTGCTGTTTCAGGATTTGGCTGTGATTCCCGCGCTGGCGCTGATTCCGATTCTGGCGGGTGTGCAGGGTGATTTCGGCGATTGGGAACGAATTGGTCTGAAAGTCGCTGCGTTTCTTGGCATGTTAATCGGTGGCCGCTATCTGGTGCGTCCGCTGTTCCGCTTTATTGCGGCATCCGGCGTGCGTGAAGTGTTTACTGCCGCCGCACTGTTGCTGGTGCTCGGTTCGGCGCTGTTTATGGAAACGCTGGGGCTTTCCATGGCGCTAGGTACCTTTATTGCCGGCATTCTGCTGGCGGAAAGCGAGTATCGGCATGAACTGGAAATCGCCATCGAACCGTTCAAAGGTTTGCTGCTTGGCCTGTTCTTTATCTCAGTAGGGATGGCGCTAAATCTCGGCATCCTCTACACCCACATCGTGAAGATTATGATTGCGGTGCTGGTGCTGGTGGCAGTGAAAGCGGCTGTACTGTATTTCCTTGCGCGGGTTAACCGGATGCGCCGCTCCGAGCGCTTGCAGTTTGCCGGGGTGCTGAGCCAGGGCGGTGAGTTCGCTTTCGTCCTGTTTTCCGCTGCGGCCTCATTCAATGTCTTGAAAGGCGAACAGTTGCCGCTATTGCTGGTGACGGTGACGCTATCGATGATGACAACACCGCTGCTGATGCAGGTGATCGACCGCATTCTGGTTCGTCGTTACAACGTGCAGGATGTGCCGGATGAGAAACCGTATGTCGAGGATGACGAGCCGCAGGTGATTGTGGTGGGGTTCGGACGTTTTGGGCAGGTGATTGGTCGCTTATTAATGGCGAACAAAATGCGGATTACCGTTCTGGAGCGTGACATCAGCGCCGTGAGCCTGATGCGCAGCTATGGCTATAAAGTTTACTATGGCGATGCCACAGAGCTGGAACTGCTGCGTTCGGCGGGCGCGGATAAAGCGCGCTCAATCGTGATCACCTGTAATGCGCCGGAAGACACGATGGAAATTGTGCATCTCTGTCAGCAACATTTTCCAAATCTGGAGATTCTGGCGCGGGCACGTGGGCGTGTTGAAGCCCACGAGTTATTGCAGACGGGCGTACGATACTTCTCGCGTGAAACCTTTTCCAGCGCGCTGGAACTGGGGCGGAAAACGCTGGTGACGCTGGGCATGCACCCCCATCAGGCGATGCGCGCGCAACAGCATTTCCGCCGTCTGGATATGCGCATGCTGCGTGAGCTGGTGCCACAGCTGACGGGAGATGTGGCACAAATCTCCCGTGTGAAAGAGGCGCGCCGCGAACTGGAGGATATTTTCCAACGGGAAATGCAGCGTGAGCGCCGCCGGCCTA encodes the following:
- the kefG gene encoding glutathione-regulated potassium-efflux system ancillary protein KefG yields the protein MSQPPKILLLYAHPEPQDSVANRVLLQPAQQLANVTVHDLYAHYPDFFIDIHHEQQLLREHQVIVFQHPFYTYSCPALLKEWLDRVLSRGFANGIGGNALAGKYWRSVITTGEPEDAYHPDGSNRYPMEDLLRPFELTASMCRMHWMHPMIIYWARRLQPDVLSSQARAYGEWLSSPLPEEER
- the kefB gene encoding glutathione-regulated potassium-efflux system protein KefB yields the protein MESSALLTAGVLFLFVAVVAVPIAARLGIGAVLGYLIAGIAIGPWGLGFIRDVEAILHFSELGVVFLMFIIGLELNPSKLWTLRRSIFGVGAAQVGLSTLLLGGALYLTDFSWQSALIGGVGLAMSSTAMALQLMREKGMNRSESGQLGFSVLLFQDLAVIPALALIPILAGVQGDFGDWERIGLKVAAFLGMLIGGRYLVRPLFRFIAASGVREVFTAAALLLVLGSALFMETLGLSMALGTFIAGILLAESEYRHELEIAIEPFKGLLLGLFFISVGMALNLGILYTHIVKIMIAVLVLVAVKAAVLYFLARVNRMRRSERLQFAGVLSQGGEFAFVLFSAAASFNVLKGEQLPLLLVTVTLSMMTTPLLMQVIDRILVRRYNVQDVPDEKPYVEDDEPQVIVVGFGRFGQVIGRLLMANKMRITVLERDISAVSLMRSYGYKVYYGDATELELLRSAGADKARSIVITCNAPEDTMEIVHLCQQHFPNLEILARARGRVEAHELLQTGVRYFSRETFSSALELGRKTLVTLGMHPHQAMRAQQHFRRLDMRMLRELVPQLTGDVAQISRVKEARRELEDIFQREMQRERRRPSVWDEDDE